The following are encoded in a window of Rosa chinensis cultivar Old Blush chromosome 4, RchiOBHm-V2, whole genome shotgun sequence genomic DNA:
- the LOC112200659 gene encoding uncharacterized protein LOC112200659 encodes MAKRFYNEIKGLKVTEVPNHVKPMLSLDYVKKTLQKGLDNYNAKYIQTSSIDPLLHVCFGGMIFSYLVALPEERRHLEHAQHAKEHGGH; translated from the coding sequence ATGGCAAAGAGGTTCTACAACGAGATCAAGGGGCTGAAGGTGACGGAGGTGCCCAACCACGTGAAGCCGATGCTGTCCCTCGATTACGTGAAGAAGACATTGCAGAAGGGTTTGGACAACTACAACGCCAAGTACATCCAGACCAGCTCCATCGATCCTCTTCTCCATGTCTGCTTCGGCGGCATGATCTTCTCTTACCTCGTCGCTCTTCCCGAGGAGCGTCGCCACCTCGAGCACGCCCAGCACGCCAAGGAACACGGCGGCCATTAA